In Apostichopus japonicus isolate 1M-3 chromosome 3, ASM3797524v1, whole genome shotgun sequence, a single genomic region encodes these proteins:
- the LOC139965218 gene encoding uncharacterized protein isoform X1, whose protein sequence is MSDTLLLRALKGQPTSLNLSSKDIENVPKIISKLLRLQNLQLKNNRIHELPKEMSSLRTLTVLNLGNNKLEVLPEALSGLTSLEVLHLFGNNIQQIDGKVLGGMKNLKFLNINNNKLKNLPAAMNKLVHIQHLSVDGNKLTSLPSELCALSHLEEFHAANNQLTSLPLEFGFLAKLKKVHLQKNKIKELPEGLSKCGCLEVIDVAGNDLRIFPSELHKMPLKELYCEENPLLDQLPVQSVQEDEVLTLKELTARYIVKQLKERRRLVKVAGKYFYEDNPAWSFMRRAIRHYPDIRDMLAQASKCALCGGAFLNTWLECVCFIDGHKELKLENSPGRIPMRALLCSYKCFNTPGHHFYGVAFPQ, encoded by the exons ATGTCAGATACCCTCCTGCTTCGAGCCCTGAAAGGGCAACCAACTTCACTCAATTTATCCAGTAAAGACATCGAAAATGTGCCGAAGATAATATCAAAGCTATTAAGGTTGCAAAATTTGCAACTGAAGAACAACAGAATTCATGAATTACCAAAGGAAATGTCATCGTTACGTACG cttACTGTTTTAAACCTTGGTAACAACAAATTAGAAGTTCTCCCAGAAGCTTTATCAGGATTGACTAGTCTTGAAGTTTTACATCTGTTTGGCAATAACATCCAACAAATAGACGGAAAAGTTCTGG gtGGAATGAAAAACCTGAAATTTCTGAACAtcaacaataacaaattaaaaaaccTTCCTGCAGCAATGAACAA ACTTGTACATATCCAACATCTCAGTGTGGATGGTAACAAATTAACATCCTTGCCCTCTGAACTCTGCGCCTTGAGTCATTTGGAGGAATTCCATGCTGCCAATAATCAACTTACAAGTCTGCCGTTAGAGTTTGGTTTCCTGGCAAAGTTGAAGAAAGTCCACTTACAGAAGAACAAGATCAAGGAACTACCAGAAGGCCTCAGTAAATGCGGTTGCTTGGAGGTGATAGATGTCGCTGGAAATGACCTAAGAATATTCCCTTCAGAG CTACACAAGATGCCATTGAAGGAGCTTTATTGTGAAGAAAACCCTCTGCTAGATCAATTACCGGTACAGTCTGTACAGGAGGATGAGGTTTTAACGCTCAAG GAATTAACAGCAAGATACATTGTAAAACAACTGAAAGAAAG ACGGAGACTTGTGAAAGTTGCCGGAAAGTATTTCTACGAGGACAATCCAGC GTGGTCCTTCATGAGGAGAGCTATCAGACATTATCCAGACATTCGTGATATGCTCGCACAAGCCAGCAAGTGCGCCCTCTGTGGTGGCGCATTCCTGAATACTTGGCTGGAATGCGTTTGCTTCATTGACGGTCACAAG GAGCTTAAGCTTGAGAATTCACCTGGCCGGATACCAATGAGGGCGCTCCTCTGCTCATACAAGTGCTTCAACACACCAGGTCATCACTTTTATGGAGTAGCCTTTCCACAGTGA
- the LOC139965217 gene encoding flap endonuclease 1-like: MGIHNLAKLIADFAPSAMKEQEMKSYFGRKIAIDASMCIYQFLIAVRSDGAQLANEDGEVTSHLVGLFYRTIRMIDNGIKPAYVFDGKPPDLKSGELVKRKERRQEAEKELEKAKEAGDTENVQKFERRLVRATPQHNEDCKKLLKLMGIPYVEAPGEAEAQCVALVNGDKVYGVGTEDMDALTFGTKVMLRHLTASEAKKLPVQEYSFNKVLEGLNLSHEEFIDLCILMGCDYCGTIRGIGPKRAIELIQKYKNIEAVLENIDQKKYPPPEGWLFKQARELFKHPDVTPAEDIELKWIDPDEEGVVDFMCKRFGFNEERIRNGCQKLKKGRKGATQGRLDSFFTVVANKSSNKRKAEEMNGKKSKKAKGSFKKRK, from the exons ATGGGTATTCATAACCTGGCCAAACTGATTGCTGACTTTGCACCGAGTGCGATGAAAGAGCAGGAAATGAAAAGCTATTTCG GCAGGAAGATTGCCATTGATGCCTCTATGTGTATTTACCAGTTTCTGATCGCTGTGAGATCAGATGGGGCTCAGTTAGCTAACGAAGATGGAGAAGTTACCAG TCACCTGGTGGGTTTGTTCTACAGGACGATCCGAATGATCGACAATGGCATCAAACCGGC ATACGTGTTCGACGGAAAACCACCTGACCTCAAATCTGGAGAACTTGTTAAGAGGAAAGAACGAAGACAAGAGGCGGAGAAAGAACTGGAGAAGGCGAAAGAAGCAGGAGACACAGAAAACGTTCAGAAGTTTGAAAGACGTCTGGTCAGAGCCACACCTCAGCACAATGAAGATTGTAAGAAGTTACTGAAACTTATGGGCATCCCATACGTTGAA GCTCCGGGAGAGGCCGAAGCCCAGTGTGTGGCACTCGTAAATGGCGACAAGGTCTACGGAGTCGGAACAGAAGATATGGATGCCTTGACCTTTGGTACAAAGGTCATGCTAAGACACCTCACAGCAAGCGAAGCCAa GAAGTTGCCCGTTCAGGAATACAGCTTCAACAAGGTTCTTGAGGGTCTGAATTTATCACATGAAGAG TTCATTGACCTCTGCATACTCATGGGCTGCGATTACTGTGGTACGATCAGAGGTATCGGACCAAAGAGGGCGATAGAGCTcattcagaaatacaagaatatcgaagcagtgttggaaaacatTGATCAAAAG AAATATCCTCCACCAGAAGGCTGGTTGTTCAAGCAAGCGAGGGAGTTATTCAAACACCCAGATGTCACCCCAGCTGAGGACATTGAG CTGAAGTGGATTGATCCAGATGAGGAAGGGGTGGTAGACTTCATGTGTAAGAGATTTGGATTTAA TGAGGAGCGTATCAGGAATGGTTGTCAAAAACTGAAGAAAGGTCGCAAAGGAGCTACTCAGGGTCGATTGGACAGCTTCTTCACTGTCGTTGCTAATAAAAGCAGCAATAAGAGGAAG GCAGAAGAAATGAATGGTAAGAAGTCCAAGAAAGCCAAAGGCAgtttcaagaaaagaaaatga
- the LOC139965218 gene encoding uncharacterized protein isoform X2, whose protein sequence is MSDTLLLRALKGQPTSLNLSSKDIENVPKIISKLLRLQNLQLKNNRIHELPKEMSSLRTLTVLNLGNNKLEVLPEALSGLTSLEVLHLFGNNIQQIDGKVLGGMKNLKFLNINNNKLKNLPAAMNKLVHIQHLSVDGNKLTSLPSELCALSHLEEFHAANNQLTSLPLEFGFLAKLKKVHLQKNKIKELPEGLSKCGCLEVIDVAGNDLRIFPSELHKMPLKELYCEENPLLDQLPVQSVQEDEVLTLKELTARYIVKQLKERWSFMRRAIRHYPDIRDMLAQASKCALCGGAFLNTWLECVCFIDGHKELKLENSPGRIPMRALLCSYKCFNTPGHHFYGVAFPQ, encoded by the exons ATGTCAGATACCCTCCTGCTTCGAGCCCTGAAAGGGCAACCAACTTCACTCAATTTATCCAGTAAAGACATCGAAAATGTGCCGAAGATAATATCAAAGCTATTAAGGTTGCAAAATTTGCAACTGAAGAACAACAGAATTCATGAATTACCAAAGGAAATGTCATCGTTACGTACG cttACTGTTTTAAACCTTGGTAACAACAAATTAGAAGTTCTCCCAGAAGCTTTATCAGGATTGACTAGTCTTGAAGTTTTACATCTGTTTGGCAATAACATCCAACAAATAGACGGAAAAGTTCTGG gtGGAATGAAAAACCTGAAATTTCTGAACAtcaacaataacaaattaaaaaaccTTCCTGCAGCAATGAACAA ACTTGTACATATCCAACATCTCAGTGTGGATGGTAACAAATTAACATCCTTGCCCTCTGAACTCTGCGCCTTGAGTCATTTGGAGGAATTCCATGCTGCCAATAATCAACTTACAAGTCTGCCGTTAGAGTTTGGTTTCCTGGCAAAGTTGAAGAAAGTCCACTTACAGAAGAACAAGATCAAGGAACTACCAGAAGGCCTCAGTAAATGCGGTTGCTTGGAGGTGATAGATGTCGCTGGAAATGACCTAAGAATATTCCCTTCAGAG CTACACAAGATGCCATTGAAGGAGCTTTATTGTGAAGAAAACCCTCTGCTAGATCAATTACCGGTACAGTCTGTACAGGAGGATGAGGTTTTAACGCTCAAG GAATTAACAGCAAGATACATTGTAAAACAACTGAAAGAAAG GTGGTCCTTCATGAGGAGAGCTATCAGACATTATCCAGACATTCGTGATATGCTCGCACAAGCCAGCAAGTGCGCCCTCTGTGGTGGCGCATTCCTGAATACTTGGCTGGAATGCGTTTGCTTCATTGACGGTCACAAG GAGCTTAAGCTTGAGAATTCACCTGGCCGGATACCAATGAGGGCGCTCCTCTGCTCATACAAGTGCTTCAACACACCAGGTCATCACTTTTATGGAGTAGCCTTTCCACAGTGA